The genomic DNA TTGCTTACTTTGGGCAGTTCGGTACAAGAGGTAAGGGGTATGATGTTGATGCGTTAAAACAGGCATTATCGGAAATTTTGGGGATTGACCGTACATGGTCGGTTGGCGTGATTGGAGTGGGTAATCTTGGGACCGCGTTTATTAAGTACCGTGGATTCGGGAAACAGGGGTTTAATATTGTTGCAGGGTTTGAT from Elusimicrobiota bacterium includes the following:
- a CDS encoding redox-sensing transcriptional repressor Rex, translating into MKSKIDLGKRIPKSVIPRLSFYYRILVEFKEKYLSSVQLARRAGFTDAQVRRDLAYFGQFGTRGKGYDVDALKQALSEILGIDRTWSVGVIGVGNLGTAFIKYRGFGKQGFNIVAGFD